taACACTTGCAACTGCTTAAAGAAATTTTTTAAATCTGAACATTAGTTATTTAACACATTCACTCGATATTCCTCCCATTTTTAACAGAGGATTAGCTTTTATACATCTTATATATGTACTACAGTACATAATACAACCGCATTTGATGGTTAAACACCATTTACAGAACATTTATACAAAGCAACCCCTGTAATTGAGGATTTAATCACTCTACTCACCAAGAGAATTCAAATTTTATAGTTATGAAGTTTTCAGACAGGCAAAACTCCAACCTCTGGAAGTTTCTCTCTCCTATAGTAGTTTGCACCAGCATCAACCGTGATAAGTGACTGACGATGTTCAATTCACATTTCACTCTCAAAATCTGTTATTTTTCTTAACACAACTGCTGATTTATGTATTCTTATtctgttttcttcttctttttcaggACCGTGTCGTAActgctgtttctctctctcgcatTCGCGCGTTCTCGCCTCGTTCTCTCTCTCGCACAGCTCCGATCATAGGGCGGGGCTAACTCTTCGCTCTCCTAATTGGACCAATCtcaaatttgttttatttgaatatttttcaaattagtTTATTTCTTTTTGAATTTATGCATTTTCCTATTTTCTATTTCacaaatgttattaaaataaattactgatttacatattcatgagtgttatagtttttattcccttttctgtttttcattaACAAGGCTCTTAGTAACCTGGGTTACATGTGTCTTCAAaatggcggttgctaacaaattgctaaaagggactacttcctttggcggggactttagacgtcatcatgacaaacaggacatttggacagcatttctgtCCAAATGTATTCATACACAGTATTCATAccagaggtggagattccaggggtcagaaagtaaaagtcctgccatatttttattccacccactgaagcattaatgagataaataagtgattaattgagtgatgattgagcattattgaagacacctgatgataacaagcagattcaccaaaggagaaaatcacaatttttaagttaccatcatcgaggtcagggtttgttttagttgagctcttgaccctcgcctttttagtattagattttgtttgggcagttttaactgcattaaaaccaaccagacaagcaaagttaataaatgaaattactaagacaattaagctcataatttattcatgcagcaatgcatgatgggagccatggatgaattttgattggtggctcccagaatgcactgcaacatgctttatgatggccaccactgttgagattcacaggatgattcttgatgtctgtgtttaaatgagctctccttttttttttttaaatcagaactcttaaaaaaaaaaaaaaaaaaaattgtattgtaaaagctgatcttgtgctgtagaatcacagttctgctgtaatcaataatgtaaatctaactcagagattgggctctaaatgagttcagtgattcagatcaaataatgtttatgtaaaaacataaccaacaacacctgatcatcttttaactttgcttgtctgtttggttttaatgcagttaaaactgcccaaacaaaatctaatattaaacagtcaaggatcaagagctcaactaaaacaaaccctgacctcgatgatggtaacttaaaaattgtgattttctcctttggtgattctgcttgttatcatcaggtgtcttcaataatgctcaatcatcactcaattaatcacttatttatctcattaatgcttcagtgggtggaataaaaatatggcaggacttttactttctgacccctggaatctccacctctgattcatacacagcacagatcataatcagcgaacatgttttttttaaaatacagtttgaggaagcttggtggtgacgacgttgatccgcgaccatgttgtgctgtagtctgtttatagcctactgttagctttttaatatttatttaggcttcaaaatgtatttatgttgttttaacttgtaaagattatcttgatagacaaaacgtgtaagcagtgttggggagtaGTTAACTAGTTAACTACATGTAGCGGCGCTACtagtttaactacatttttcagtagctTGTATGTAGTTCAGCtacttttaaaggaacactccactttttttgaaaataggctcattttccaactcccctagagttaaacagttgagttttactgttttcgaatccattcagccgatctccggttctggcggtaccacttttagcatagcttagcatagttcattgaatctgattagaccgttagcatcgcgcttaaaaatgaccaacaagttttgatatttttcctatttaaaatttgactcttctgtagttaaatcgtgtactaagaccgacggaaaataaaaagttgtgattttctttgctgccgttccatggctgcagcagtgcaatgatattacgctgcgcccgtgagcccctgcttgcacagggaacgtgccttgcaaccatggagacgtttgtgagagacgctgcgtaatatcattgcactgctgcagccatgatacggcagcaaagttccttgattattacgccggaatgagagtatagttcctagccatatcagcctagaaaatcacaactttttattttccgtcggtcttagtacatgatttaactacagaagagtcaagttttaaataggaaaaatatcgaaactcgttggtcatttttaagcgcgatgctaacggtctaatccgattcaatgaactatgctaagctatgctaaaagtggtaccgccagaaccggagatcggctgaatggattcgaaaacggtaaaactcaactgtttaactctaggggagttggaaaatgagcctattttcaaaaaaagtggagtgttcctttaactactttaatttatgagtagcttgtcaaactacagtttgagagtagcttccccaacactgcgtgtaagtgtcataaccctttgttaaacacagagcttattttctgcgattttccaaaagtctatgggaaaaatgcataggctttcgatcgagggaacccgtgcgccgctaacttccgggttggcctacaaaaacgcatcatccctgaggtactctattactggtgcttctcaattcttaggccccgtccacacggagaTGCGTTTCTGTGAATATACGCACAAATTTTTTATCGGATAGGCGTTTCGTCCACACGGATCCGGTGTTTTCGAAAGGTGAAACCGCtattttttgaaaccgggtcccagagtggataaagTTGAAAACGCTGTTTTTGCGTTTTCGTGTGGACGGGACAATCCATCTATTTTttgaaacgatgatgtcatcatcccacgtgtcgaccctagtcagacggcgctaacaccacaaaacagcaccaacaacagcaatagcTGACTAGATGCTTGTGTTCGTGCTGCAGACGATACTGAGCCAAAATAAAGCGTTATTTCTAAGCATTACTATAGTTTGTATTCAGcgcgcaaggtttatgcgcatgctccaagtcttcttcactgctttaagtgcatttctgttacagaattacagcgccacgtaatggtctggcatgtatactacatcattttgagtcgtttcagtggtttcgAGTGGACGCAGAAATTTTTTGAGACAAGGAAAAAAATCGGTTTAGGGAAAGCTCTGGCTTCGTGTGGACGTAGCCTTttttgtgcatcctcgtttcctcTCTTCACTTCCTTTCCTCGCGTCTTGGCTCCACCCCTCCAGGATGCAAGGGAAGGACACAAGGAAAAGAAGCGAGGACGGAggaaaaaatctatggggtattttgagctgcaacttcacagacacattcaggggacaccttagacttatattacatcttgtaaaaaaacgttcgatggcacctttaaatccgagtaatcacttatatcaatatatcttcatattgtccagccctaaaacatatatagttttatagtatagtttttgtcagtttatttaaaaacacccaattatgaagaatataagatggaagaTATTTAATTGAagagttgtcaacataatatataacaatacaatatatacggtatgattttacctcaaaatccaacaatttgacacaaaatgataactacaaatccatgtttctctgctggagtccagctgtttctgtgaattgcagcgatccatttgcttctttttttctgtagcttttgacagtctttaaatatatacctcaggttttgtgacaaagctatttgtacagtcaatcacaaagctctttcccgttttggatgtgttttgtgtgtttttcgcgacattcacaatgaaaaccaatgctgccgcttagtcttttgccactcagtgggtgtgaccgcagtcgtaacggtcgacatgacgtcacgtgcataccctctattgaaTCAAGTGTAATGATATCCTCgctccctttagcgtcacttcaaagcATCATCAGCTGCACTCGAGGGATCTGCccacatgttgttaaagtttggttatttgaaaaactataataaattcCTCCATCCTCGCATCTTTTCCGTGTgtccttccctcgcatcctgAGAGGGTGGAGCTAAGATGCGAGGAAAGGAAGCGAGGAAAGGAaatgaggatgcacaaataagaattgagaggcatccattgaataatgctgcgcgTTCCAAGGTACTTCAGTGGACATTTATAAACATCACTTCATGTACATTAAAGTAGGTAGAaactataattttataattctCCTATTAAGACAAATGTTTTCAAAGCTGAAATGGTAGATTTTATTTACGTTTGTAAAGTGTGTATCTGGAACTGTGTGAGTCCTTCAGTGTTTTTTCCGAGTGAATACTGCATATGCGTCACTGCTCTGGTTGTGTGTTCCAGTGAATCCTGATTCTTCAGCGATCTCCTTCACTCTCTCAGCAAAACCTGAAACTTTCTCTTTTGAAAGGTCCAACAGGAagctgaacaaaaaaaaaaacagatcatGAGCATTTTGGAGCTTTGCTTAAAAGCTGTGTATCAAAATGTTAGCATAATCACAAATGTAAATCATTTAGTGCCAGTGTTTTGgattttagtgtgtgtgtgtgtgtgagagagaaagagtgtgtGTATGATGACGGACTCACTTTGCTAACTCTATGACCAGAGCAGCATCAGGCGCTGTGATCTCTCTCAGAGAAGAATCGAGCAGATGAACCATACTGAGAAAACAGAGATGGTGTTATCATCAGTTTATGCTAGTCTCTTACAAACTCAAATACAGTTTCTGTGAGCTGCATATGAACAGGCTTCACCTGGCTGAACAGAAGATGCTGTTGAACAAGTTCCTGTATTTGTTTTTGAGAGGAAGTTTGTTGAGCGAGTCTGGAGACAGAAATGACACTTTCACTCCACTCACGTTCAGCAAATCTGCAAAAACACAGGAACAGaaagaaaatgtgtgtgaaactGTATCTCAGAACTATTAGCTGCTTTCATGCTGCACTGTTTGAATTGTTTccagcatttcactgtccataGAAGTACATTAACTATGTTTTGTCATAACAGGACGTTACCAAGCTCTTGTGTCTGTTGCTCAggttctgtgtgagtttgagagGAAGGCGGATCATTCTGGATCTTCTCTTCTGTTATGAGACTGTCTGTGGATTGACAACAGGAGCTTGAAGGGTTTGGTACATCTTCATTCAGTAaagagcgccatctagtggaaAGACATTCAAACAACGCCAGGACGTTCACTTCTGAAATATCCTGAGCCGTCTGAGAAAGAAAGATGGCCAGAGAAAAGTAAATGTTATTGAAATACAATATatatcatgaaataaaattacaagCTATAAATATAAGTTATAAATGTAGTCTTGAATAGAGGACTGACatgaaatgcaatataataattAAGGTTAATGAGGTTTTTGTTTGAATTTAGTGGTTAATGACCTAGTTTTATTCACCTTTACATGTTGATtgttctgtgtcttcagcaggTCTTTGTTTTCTGTCTCTATCCCGAAGGACAGATACGGACTGGAGACGATGTCGCCCCAATATCCTCTAACAGCAACCCGATCTCCTCTCtgggacaaacacacacaaacacatatacagATTCATGACAGTGTTTCATGGACCGCAACTATTACAGTAGACAGTCAATCTACTCACATGATTAAACACTCGAGTAGAAAGCagactctgattggctgtttggtAAAGCCCCTCCCTCATTTCAAAGGCCACACCAGTTTCCCTCCATTTCACATACTGATGTTTACTAATGACGCCACACTGAGAGAGAAAACATTTTGTAGATAAGCAATGAAGAAAAGAAACAGGATTAATATCTTTAAccaaaactaaaaccataaacattcttgaaataaatgttaactgaaataaaataaagtgttaaaaaactaaaactgaaatgtaaacaaataaaaagtatataGATTAAACATTCAC
The nucleotide sequence above comes from Chanodichthys erythropterus isolate Z2021 chromosome 23, ASM2448905v1, whole genome shotgun sequence. Encoded proteins:
- the LOC137014184 gene encoding dynein axonemal assembly factor 3-like; the encoded protein is MSAGRTVEGAGCVTWWGFGPARDLLNSVRSDGELNVLLVGSGDPRHILKTITGLRDSDTLHVWVIENSMEVVARQLLLLYLSLLTPENMSLHKKTEVFLEVFGNSEIRKETEETLKHAAAQLSLSITHTLSSDSHTHPCLDTSHLKFKERDELVRIFKLWERPPSAPASVRKVWDARVRQHLGTRYDSRQGCFDWDLTMKLHQRGCGVISKHQYVKWRETGVAFEMREGLYQTANQSLLSTRVFNHRGDRVAVRGYWGDIVSSPYLSFGIETENKDLLKTQNNQHVKTAQDISEVNVLALFECLSTRWRSLLNEDVPNPSSSCCQSTDSLITEEKIQNDPPSSQTHTEPEQQTQELDLLNVSGVKVSFLSPDSLNKLPLKNKYRNLFNSIFCSASMVHLLDSSLREITAPDAALVIELANFLLDLSKEKVSGFAERVKEIAEESGFTGTHNQSSDAYAVFTRKKH